A portion of the Maylandia zebra isolate NMK-2024a linkage group LG9, Mzebra_GT3a, whole genome shotgun sequence genome contains these proteins:
- the steap2 gene encoding metalloreductase STEAP2, which yields MDSMSLMSGSRNPVFLTASSSHHVQAPLLSKGLKNGAAGPGSWCGDAQPTVAILGSGDFSKCLTIRLLRCGFHVVVGSRHPKLAAHSFPHVVDVTHHEDAVGKANIVFLAIRREHYSVVWDLKHLLEGKILVDVSNNKRANQYPESNAEYLASLLPDSIVVKGFNVISAWAMQQSYPKDASTQVFICSDSVEARQQIMELARQLNFQPVDMGTLSSSRDIENMPIQLFPGWKGPVLAAVALSIFFFSYSFIRDIIHPYMKYKQSDFYKIPIEIVNRTLPAVAITLLALVYLAGQLAAAHQLYYGTKYKHFPHWLENWLQSRKQLGLLAFFLAAVHVLYSVCLPLRRSERYLLLNTAYQQVHSNMESTWNEEEVWRVEMYVSFGIMSLGLLSLLAVTSIPSVHSTLNWREFGFIQSTLGYIALLIATFHGLLFGWKRAFEEEAYRFYLPPSFVVALALPVCVIVGKLLILLPCVARKLHQIRRGQDSSEMRGKRMEPVGSAAHVSPERVTVM from the exons ATGGACTCTATGTCTCTGATGAGTGGAAGCAGGAACCCCGTGTTCCTCACAGCCTCCTCCTCCCACCACGTCCAGGCCCCCCTGCTGTCCAAAGGCCTGAAGAATGGAGCTGCAGGTCCAGGAAGCTGGTGCGGGGATGCTCAGCCTACTGTGGCCATTCTGGGATCAGGTGACTTCTCCAAGTGCCTGACCATTCGCCTGCTGCGCTGTGGCTTCCATGTGGTGGTGGGTAGCCGCCATCCCAAATTGGCAGCCCACTCATTTCCACATGTGGTGGATGTAACGCACCATGAAGATGCCGTGGGGAAGGCTAACATCGTATTCCTGGCAATCCGCCGTGAGCACTATTCTGTTGTGTGGGACCTCAAACACCTACTGGAAG GGAAGATCCTGGTGGATGTGAGTAACAATAAGCGAGCAAACCAGTATCCAGAGTCCAACGCCGAGTATCTGGCTTCACTGCTGCCAGACTCTATCGTGGTCAAAGGCTTCAACGTCATCTCAGCCTGGGCCATGCAGCAGAGCTACCCTAAGGATGCCAGCACACAG GTGTTCATCTGCAGTGACTCGGTGGAGGCCAGGCAGCAGATCATGGAATTAGCCCGGCAGCTCAACTTCCAGCCGGTGGACATGGGCACCCTGTCTTCTTCCCGTGATATTGAGAACATGCCTATCCAGTTGTTCCCTGGCTGGAAGGGCCCTGTTCTTGCTGCCGTGGCCCTctccatcttctttttttcttactcGTTTATTCGAGATATAATTCACCCATATATGAAATACAAGCAGAGTGACTTCTACAAGATCCCCATAGAGATAGTGAATCGGACACTGCCTGCCGTCGCCATCACTCTCTTGGCCCTGGTGTACCTTGCAGGACAGTTAGCAGCTGCCCACCAGCTCTACTATGGCACCAAGTACAAGCATTTCCCACACTGGCTGGAAAACTGGCTGCAGAGCCGCAAACAGCTGGGCCTCCTCGCTTTTTTCCTGGCTGCTGTTCATGTCCTCTACAGTGTGTGCCTGCCTCTGAGAAGGTCTGAGAGATACCTGCTGCTCAACACTGCTTATCAGCAG GTCCACTCGAACATGGAAAGCACGTGGAACGAGGAAGAGGTGTGGAGGGTGGAGATGTACGTTTCCTTTGGGATCATGAGTCTGGGGCTGCTGTCTCTGCTGGCTGTCACCTCCATCCCGTCTGTCCACAGCACGCTCAACTGGAGGGAGTTCGGCTTCATACAG TCCACTCTGGGGTACATCGCCCTGCTCATTGCGACCTTCCACGGGCTGCTGTTTGGCTGGAAACGCGCCTTTGAGGAGGAGGCCTACCGCTTCTACCTGCCGCCCAGCTTTGTCGTGGCCCTGGCGCTCCCGGTGTGCGTCATCGTTGGGAAGCTGCTGATCCTGCTCCCCTGCGTTGCCCGCAAGCTCCACCAGATCCGCAGGGGTCAGGACAGCAGTGAGATGAGGGGCAAGCGCATGGAGCCGGTGGGCTCAGCTGCCCACGTTTCCCCTGAGAGGGTCACCGTTATGTGA